TCTAAAGCACATGACTCCCCGTGGACCTGGCCCCAAGTCCAGGGCTCACCTCCTGAGCGGGACCCTTTTGCCCCCCAACTCTGTCCTCCTTATCATGCACCAAACGCCAAGAGTCCCCACCCTCCAGGTCACTGGGTCATGAGACTCTGTGGCTCCAAGAAGCACAGCCAGCCCTGGGCTAAGGTATCCTAAGGGTCAGGGACAACAGATTTGTCCCTCTGTCTGGTGCCCGCCCATTCtgttcctattttcttgacaaaaaaataacaaaattcttACCAGTTGCACAAGACCAGGAAGGTTAGGAAAGGACACCTGAAGTAACTGATATTCTGCAAACATCCCCAAGCGGAGCATGAACTTGGAGAAAGGGGGGGCTCGCAGAGCAGAAAGCCGACACCCCGAGCTGCGGTTCCCAGCGCATCTCTTACGACACCAGAGCTCACTGCCCAGGAACGCAGCCAGGACCTCTGGGGAATTTTCAAAGGAGACATTGTCATCTGCTACCTGAGTGGGACCCTCCATATCCCCCACAATGTCCCAGGGTTGGGTGGAAAGCAGAGGGTCAGTGACAAAGGCCTTTGTCTCAGCTCCTCCGTCATGGGATTGTGGGGCCCAGGTCCCCAGGCCTGCTGTGGAGTGAGCAGATGACAGGAAAGGGGGGGGCACAGGGGTCCTGCCGGGGGAGGCCACGCACAGAGGAGTGTGCTCAGTGGTAACAGGAAGCCGGGGACAGAGGAGGGGCAGGGTCccagctgtgtcctcacatgacgGCTTGGGTGCTACACAGGGAAGGGGCTGCGGGGGAGCGGGGACGGCTACTGGGGAAACGGACCCTTCGCAGTAATTCAGATGAAGACAGAGATGGCTAAGAAGCGGTCAGACGTGATCAGGTTCTGGAAGAGTGGACAGGGTCTCCTGACGTGTGGGTTGTACAAGCTGAGAAGAGAGGACCTAGGAGCAACCTCTAAGTCTGGAGCTGGACACTGGGTGGGCTGCCATTTCTTATTTTTGGAGGGGGGGCatgcctgggattgaacccaggggcatctgaccactgagccacatccctgccctattttgtattttatttagagacagggtctcactgagctgcttagcgcctcaatgttgctgaggctggtttcaaactcgcgatcctcttgcctcagcctcccgagctgctgggatgacaggagaGGGCCACAGTGCCCAGTTTAGACCAGCATTCCCTGAGGTAGGACATGGGATTTGAACTGAATTCTCTCTGAcgcccctccccaccccagggCTCTGTGGTTAACCTGATGCTTCAGCTTCGAGCTTCTCTGTCCTCCTATAAATCTTATATGGGAAGGTGAGgccaccatccacccatccatccagtcATCTGTACCCTGTAACAAGCATTCATCAGGACTACCACGTGTCCAGCATGGGAGACGCTGGGGACATCACCCATCGAGAAACCTATCCTTTGGTAAGGATTCCAGACTGTGTTTCCTCCTCTGCTCAGCCCTGGGCGCTCAGAAACATTCATTAGCTCTTTGTCCTGGTAAACCAACATGGCTGTGGGGACAGAGGATGGTTTTTCTTGCCCCTTAAGAAAAACCTAGTTCAAACTGGACAGCCTGGAGTGGGCCGCTCCCACCCACTCGCTCACTCATTCACTGAAGGGTCACCAACCTGCCTCCTGGGTCAGGGTCTGGGAGAGATGACCCAACAGTGGGCCCTGGTGGGCGTCTCCAGGCAACCCAGCCCCCTGGGGCTCCCGGCCTCCCCAGCGTTCCACCCGCTTGCCATGTGAGCGAGCCGCCCGCCGCTGTCAGACTCCACTCTCCACCTCCCCACAGCATGCTGGGGGCCAGCTCTGGGGCCATCTTCCTACAGAAAGCCATGTGCCCATCCATCCACGTGGCCACCCGCACAGCCATCTTCCCGGGCCCCATCTGACCCTTCTTGACACCTGCAGGTCCTAGAACCCAAGATGAGGCCACTCTGGAGACTCCTGGTCCTCCTGGCGTTGCTGGCCTGGGCCTTGGCGCTGCAGGAGCAGCCTTGGGCTGGCCTGGCCACGGCCCGCATAGACAGCAAGTCCACCCTGGCCAGAAGTAAGCTCAGCCTGGGCTCTGCCTGCCGTCcacggtggggtgggggtggggggtggggcggGACCTCGGGTcacttaattttttcttttatttccctcAATCTCAAGTATAGAAAATTGAGTTTGAATTATTCATTTGTCAATTCATAGCATGTCACCCCGGTCGAGAAATCACTCACTCCAAGGTCCCTcttgttttattttggtacttCCTCCTTTGTCCCTTAGCCTCACTGCCATCCCCCGGTGTCCTTGGCAGGCACCCGGTGTGTTGAGCGTCTGTGTTCCAATATGCCCGTCCCCTGCCGGCAGCGTTTTGATTGACGTAATCCGTTGGGCCACATGTAGCTCCTTCTGGTTTTTGCGGTTCCACTCCGAATGCGGTGGTGACATCTATGTGACCTCAGCGGGCGTAGAGAGGTCCATCCATTTCCTCTACCTCAGTTTACCTGGTGGTCACACCAGGGGGCGACACTCAGGCTTCTCTAATTCCTACGATTGTCAACTGCACCGAGATGAACACCTTGTCCACGTCCCTGTTAGGCCCCGGGAGAATTTCTCTCTGGGGCCCAGAGGGAAGAGACCTGCACCCTAAAGCAGAAGTAGGCTGGATTCTGACGACCGAATCCTCTAGAACAGCTGTGCCGCTCGACACTGTTTCGCTCCAGTCATAAACAGCAAACCTGTTCCCCCATCCCCACTGTTGGGGAACTGTCTGCCGGGTCCACAGACCCGCAGCAGACGAGCTTGAAAGCAGACATTTATTTCTCAGTTCCGGAGTCTGGAAGGCCAAGTTCAAGGTGCTGGCAGGGTTGATTTGGGTGCAGCCTCCCTTGAGGGTGTGCAGATGGTTACCACCGTCTTGTCTCCTGGCTCAGCCTTCAGAGCAGGGCATCTCTCCCTCCACTTATAAGAATCCCAGTCCTAGCCCATGAGGGTCGACCTTACGACCTCACTGAACTTTATTTACATCCTGAAAAGTCCCATCTCCAAATATTGTCAAGCTAGGGGGGGGGGAGACGGGTTTCAGGGCACAGTGCCAGCTGGCTGACACCTGCGGGTCTGGTGAGTGAGGCGATTGTTTCAACTTGGCTTTATTGACGAGTGGGAAGTTTGAGCATCGCAGCATGATTCTGGCAACTGTCTTGACTTTTTTTGAATTCCCTGTTCTTATCTTTTTatccttttttctattttatttcctgCTCTTTTCCTTAATCCTCTTTGATTTTGAGATGTTAATATCCTCTTGCCATTATTCCCTTATCAGACTTAGCCATTGTTGATACAGTAATCCCTCAGTGCCCCAGGTATAGTTTCAAGACCAGACTCTGCAGGTAGCACCATCTGCAGACACTCCAGTCCTCTATGTAAAGCAGGGTAGTGCTGTCACAGAACCCACCCACAGCCCCCTCCTGCGGGCTGCCAATCATCTCTCAATTACTTGTAAAACAATGTCAACTAGATATTGTAAATAATTTTGAGTACACAGGCAATTGTAAACAGTTGCAGTTATTATGTAAGTAGCTGTTATTGTTTAGGAAGTAACTACAAGAAAAATTAGTTGAAtacagacacatttttttttcaaatattttcattccATAGCTGGGAGTAGATCTGAGAATGTGAAACCCATGGATAGAGGATTGGCTGTATTTCTTCTCAACAGCCATCAATTAACTTTGTTTCCTGAACAGGAATATTTCTAAGCTCATCAGTGTCTCATCTTATGGTTTGTGTTTGAACAGTCTTAGGACCTTCTACTGTTCCAGTCATagtctacatccccagccacccccattttgttttttttgagacagggtctcactgagtttcttagggcctcagtaagttgctgaggctggcctccaactttcaatcctcctgcctcagcctcctgagctgctgagattataggtttatgccaccatgcccagctctattGGGTTTTTCTATAGCTTTATAGTCTTACcttttggattagggatgctaACCCATCCGGACACTCTGTGCATCTGTTGTGAGGTAGACAACCAGCTCCTTTTTGTGCCTAGAGTGAGGCAGCACTCCCCACCCATCTCTTAAAGACCAAATCCCTAATGTGAAGGTTCCCTTCTGTATCCTCTATGCTGTTTCTGTGCATTCATCTCTATACCAATAACGTAAGTCTTCAAGTACTGCCGGTTTAACTGATAGAACTTTACTCTTCCAAATGAGCACATTGAGTTCCTATAAAAATGTTTATCTGGAAATTTGATTGGAGttacatttaattttttggtTAACTTAGAATTAAATGTTGCCACACAAGAATCCTGACCACTCAATCACAAATTTAgtatatcatttaattttttaaatttttactttatatttcaTCCTAGAATTTTAAAGTCCTGTAAATGTCTTGAGCAGGAGTTGATCAATTGATTCCTAGAGAATGTGCAGGTTTTCTTGACACATTAAATGCTAATTTTCTATTTTCTAGTTGTTGCTGGTAAAGATGAGGGGGAAACTGATGAGTTTTGAAAATTAACTTGATCTACAAAAGCCTTGTTGACCTTTTATAGTTCTAACAgcttgtcttatttatttattcatttatgtattttttttttttttggttagattcTCCAGAAGATTCTGTCATCAGCAGTGACCATTTTATCTGTTTTTACATGGTCCCTTATTTTTCCTATgcctttttttttatcttgagttGTAGCCAGGGCCCTCTATAGGAAAGGGAATGTATCTATAATTCTCCACTCCGCAAGATATTTTCTGCAGGTTTTTGGAATAAAAATTTTGaggtgggggtaccagggattgaactcaggggcagtcaacGACTgagcctccccagccctattttgtattttatttagagacaggatctcactgagttgcttagcactttgctgttactaaggctggctttgaacttgcgatcctcctgcctcagccttctaagccgctgggattacaggtgggcaccatcACTCCCGGCtggaataaaatttttattgcaTTAAGACAGTTTCTTAAATTCCtaatttttgtttaaatatttattttttagttgtagttggacacaataccttgatttcacttatttatttttatgtggtgctgaggatagaatccagggtcttgcaaggcgagcactctaccgctgagccacaacaccagccttaAATTCCTAGTTTTATGAATTTTTATTAATCATGTCAGTCTTGATATTTAACAAATGTCTTTCTGCATCTGATAGTTAATCAGTTTTCCCTCTAACCTATTAAATGATAAATTGCATTAATCAATTTTCTGCTGCTGAATCATCCCAGTCATTCTGAAATAAATTACAAAGTACAGTTAGATTTTATTGCCTAATAGGATTTTTAGGATTTTagcaaaattttctttttctttagagtagaaaTCCATTTATTAAAATGTTTGACTGACATATGTATTTGTACACAGTTATAGGGCATAGTACAATAATGCAATATATGTGTATAAAGTGTAATCATAAAATTGGGGTAATAAACACTTCCCATCTCCTCAATCATTTATAATTTCTATATGTTGGGAATCTTCATACTTTTTTAGTATTTTGAAATATAGATTGCTGTAACCCATACTTATCTTACTAGGCTATAGAAAACCAGAATTAATTCCTCCTACCCGTGTTCTGATGCTCCCTGTTTAACTTCTTCCCCTCCTCATCCTTCTCCTTCCCAGTCTTTAATTAGGATTTAAGtgcattttttcatatgtaaaaCTATTTTGCGATTTTTTCTTTGTACTGTCCTTGAGGCTAGACAAGTTATACTAGCCTCGTAGGATGAATTTGgtgtctttctctttttaaaattttctctttatttcaacggaaaaaaaaattgtttgaacTCTTCCATACAACCATGTGGGCAAGAAGCTTTGTGAAATGAGAAATTCAATCATTGTTTCTATTCCTTCAGAAATtcctttccagaaaaaaaatagaaatccctTGCTGTGTGCAAAggcacacgtctgtaatcccagaagctcaggaggccaaggcaagaggattgcgagttcaaagccaggctccgtAATTTagtgagcaacttagtgaaaccctgtctcaaaaaaaaaaaacaaacaaaaaaaaaacagatgggctggggatgtggctcagtgggtaggtgcccctgggttcaatccctgatataaaGAAAAGTCTTAGGATTTCTTGGATGATGGATGCTCTCCATTTCCCCTCATCAAAACTGGGCATTTTACGACTTGCCATAAAGGTCTGTTTCTCTTAGGCCATCAAATATactggtgtgtgtttgtgggtcCGGGCGTCCTCATCTGGACATGGGTGCAGTTAGAATGCTGGTGTGCAAGGCTCTTCTTGAGGCTTGAGGAGAGTGTGTGCGAGGTGCTTCTCCAGCGTGAACGTGTGGCTCCCTGTCCTCACCCTCCAGGGTCCCTGTCAGGGACGCAGCTGGGAACAGCAGAAAATGCAGCTCAACCTGGCCTAAACAGTCGGGGAAAGAAAGTCACTTCACAAACCTCAAGTTCAGGGGGGGCGAGCTCCAGGCTCGGCTGGACCATCGGCCCAGGGCTTCCTCCGTCTGGTTGGATCCTGCCCCCTCCCCAGCTCTGCGACGTGGGGTCTCATCCCCAGGCTGGGTCCCAGCGTGGTAGAAAATGGTGGCCAGTGGCCATGGGAGCCGTGGGCTGCTCCCCCTCTCCAACAGGAGAAGGAGAACGGACCCCTCCTCCTGAACGGGGCGGTGAGACCTCATGTGAGTCGGGTCACCTGCCAGTTTGATCCTAAGGGTGAGTGTCACGTGATGATGACCCAGATAATCAATATCTGGATCAGAAATTGGAGAGTGTGTCCGAATCGAATCAGGACTGAGATGGAAGGACAGGATGGATGGACGGTGGGATCAGTGGGAGGAGGGGGATGAACAGGATGCTAGGTAGGTtggtaggtggatggatggatcggagggaaggaaggaaggaagggagggagggagggagggaggggaggagggagactGGGCTGACAGCCACTGGCTGTCCACAAGCACTGCTGAGGGCAGGCTTCCCTACAGCTGCACTCTCCTTGAAACTCTGTTAGTGTGTCCCTCCGACTGGACAGAAAACTGGTTTGTGTCCCTGGTGCCCAGCTCAGGGCTCCACACCCAGGAGACGCTCATGAGTACTTGCTGGGCCAGGGGCGGGTGAGGGTCTCTGTCCTCCTCACCAGGACCCTGGGAGGCCGACATTTTTCCTTCATTTATCACAAAGACAAGCAAACCAAGACTCAGGGAAGTGacagagccaggatttgaacccagatctGTGACACAGGGGTCCTGGAAGGACCCCTGGAGCTGGCGCTGGAGGAGGGGGTAGGGACAGCTGCTGCTCTGTGGTGACCCAGGGTTCTCCCTGTGGGACCCGGTGGTGGGTGGAGCCTGTGGGCGATGGGCGTGTCCTGCGGTGAACTCTGGCTGTCACCCGGAAAGTCTCCTCTGCATGGCCCACGCTCGCTGGACCCCCGCAGCGGTCTGACTTCGGGTCTCACCTCAATCTTGAAAAGCCTAACTTCACAGATGGGAATGTGGGTGGCCCGGACCAGCCACTCAGAGGAAGAGGCCGCCCCAGCCTGCGGCCCAGGCCTCCTGACCCCATGGCCCCACTCTTCCACAACACTGTGCAATGTCACTGGTCCTTGTCCTTTTCCAGTTATTGCCCAGGGCCTCATGAATCACAAGGCAGAGGACCGAATCCAGAACATCCACCTCCTGGACAGTCTGAACGTCTCGGGGAGGATGGCCCCTGGGATGGTGGGCTGGCTGATCGGCGGCATGAACATCCAGCAGCAGCACGAGATCAGGTGAGACCTGAGGCCCACGCGGCCTTGGGACTCGTTATGGAGCTCTGGGTCAGGGGGCAGACGGGAGGACGTGGTGGCAGGCCTGTGAGAGGGACAGAAGAGAAGGCAGCAGGCCGAAGCCCAGGACAAGGACAGATGGGGACTGTTTGGGGAGGTGGCAGAGCGGGGTAACTCACAATGACAGCTCGGGGTTAAAGTGTCTGCATTTAAATCCTGGCTCTGTCACCAACCTTGGGGAAGTTGCCTGGCCCTTCTGGACCCATCTACAAAACGGGGACCCAGGGCCAGCCTGGGCGACCACGTGGGCTGTCCAAGGAGGTCAGCTCTGGGTCAGGCCTTTGAGTCCCCCCTCCACTGCTTAACAGCTGTGTGGCTCTGGGCAAAGCATGTGCCTGCTCTGAGCTTCAGCCTTGAATCAGTAAAATGGGAACCATAATTGTCCCTGCCCCAGGACACGTTGGGAGCTTCTGCAAAGCATGCATTTCACTGCTCTGGTGCACGCGGCTGATACACAGTCCTTAGTCGCTAAAGTTCACCTTGCAGAACTGGACCTGTCCGCACACACCCATAGgcagcccccccccccagcccAAGAAGCGGGCTCCGCCTTTCCCACATCTCAGGGCTGCTCACCAGCAATACCACTGGGCAGTTGGCTCTGCCCTCCAGCCCCTTCCCTCTGACTTACTCTCTCCATTTTAATGGGCACCAACAGTCACCAGCAGGGCTTCCGTATGGTACAGGTGGCCAcgatcccctcccttcattcattcctttaacTGATGCGATACTGGTTCACTGGGCAGCTACTACGTCCCAGGACTTGGGCTGAGTTCTGGGGAAGCATCTACAGACCAGATGTGGGGTCACCGCTGTTTGGGGTCTTGCATCCTTGTTGGTGACACAGGCTACTGAATGTAAATCACTCATGTCGGGTAGACAGTCACGGTATGAAGACGCATAGAGCAGGGCGAGAGGAGACTGTTTTGAAGCCCTTGAGCAGGAACCTGAATGGAGAGAAGGGGAGCTGGGGACATGGGGACGGACGTGGCAGAGCAGGCAGTAGCCGCAGAGGCCATGAGGTAGAAAGAGACCGGGTGCTGGAGCAGCGTCCCGTGTGGGTGGAGGAGAGGAGGCTGGGGGCCGGGAGGGCCAGGCCCCGCAGGTCTTGGGGTCCAAGGTGGAGTTCGAACTTTGTTCCAAGAGCAGCGAGAAGCCCTTGGTTAGTGGGGAGCACGAGGCCCCCTTGAACTCCTCGTGGAGAACAGTCCTCAGAGGGGCCAAGATGGTGGAGGGGAGCCCGGGGAGGAGCAGAAGCCACTTCAGGAGGAGGTGAACTAGCCTCGCGAGAGCAACACAGGTGGCCAAACTCAGGACAAACAGCCAACGTGATTAGGGGGGTGGAATGTGGGGCGAGGGGTGGGGTCAGTGAGAGAGGGCTCAGAGTTCGGGCTCCCAGGCAGAGTGGTGGGGCCATCTTCCAAGAGGGCAGGCATCGTCCGAGAACAGAGCCAGGGTCTTGCACTGCAGCTGTGCCCGGGGTCGCCCCAACCTAACCCGCACGGGGCCCCCGCACCCGGCTCTGGCCAGAGCGTCTATGACAGGAGCTGATTCCGAACTGGGCAGTTAGGACAGGGCTCTGCCTGTTCTGGGGCCTCACCCTCGGGATCTTGCTCTTGACCGGTGCAGCATCAACATCACCAACGTTCAGCTGGACTGTGGTGGGATCCAGATACATTTCCATAAAGAGTGGTTCTCAGCAAACATCTCGCTTGAATTCGACATCGATTTGAGACTGTGAGTCCTCCAGAACGGCACCTGCCAGGTGCTGGTCCTCCTCACTGGGGACCTGGGAGCTGAGAGGAGAGGGAATGGGCAGCCTAGGAAATCCAGATGGTTCTGATGTGAATTCCAAACCAGCTCTGAACACACTGACTGTGTGACTTTGGGCGAGTCACCCCATCACTCTGAGCCTTAGTTTTTTCCCACTGAAATGATAATCGTTATCAGTGGAGGCAGGTCATCTGCTCATTCAAACCTACATGACTTCACCACCGGGTTGGTGAATGAGAGGAGAGGGCCGCTTGGTTGCCACCTCTTCCTCTGGTAACATCCACTGCCCTGGGGAAAGGGAGGCCCAAGCTACGTGGGAAAGGGTTTTAAGATGGAGATGAACTTTTGCAACTTTGAATTGCAAAGGCTCCTACCCTGGTCTGCTCAGGGGAGTCACTCGGGCTAGGAACTGCCCCCTGGGAAAGCCGTGTCCAGCGTGCTGAGGCCCTGGGTGTGTCCCCAGCACCAACACAAGGGGCAGAAGTCACTGGCTAAGAGCCAATTTCCCCTTGATCACTGACCCCAGGATTTAACTGGGGTTTGGTGGAAGGACTGTGGGGGACAGGGGAAGTGCTGGCGGTGGACAGTGCCCCTCTTCACCAACAGAGAGAGCGCCTGCGGGCTGCTCCAGCTCCCCCGACACCCTCCCCCTGTCTCCTGCTCCCTCTCCCCTGCCCCCTGTCCCCTGCCCCCTCTCTCCTGCCCTCAGGCCCTTCAACAACAACATCATGAAGACTCACGAGCACATGAGCCTGGCTGTGGAATTCTGGCTGCAGAAGGATCAGTTCGGCCGGAGGGACCTGGTGATGGGCGAGTGCCTCGTGGAGCCCGGCAGCCTCCACACGACAGTCCTCACTGAGTGAGGCCCAGCTGCAGCCTCCCTTCCCCGCCTTCTCCTGAGTCCCTGTGCAGTGACGCCTCAGCCACACCCTCAGAGCAGGCTTTACCTCCCACTGGTCCAGACTGGTTCCTCGCCTCCTCTGCCCCCTTCACCAGGAGGAACTTTGTAACCCCGAAATCTGATCAGAAGCCCAGCTGGTGCTCCAAAACCTGCCGTGGCTCTCCACCACCCTCGGGATGGAGAGCAAACTCCCAGATTCACTCAAGCCCCACCTGTCCTCACCCCTGCCTGATTCTGCAGCCCCCCCACCCTCCAGGCTCTCAAAAGGCCCTGCTCCTCCACAACACACCACACATCTTCATACCACCGTGCCTTTGCACATGCCGACCCTGCAGCCTCAAAGGCCTTTCCTGTCTTCTCTAA
This region of Callospermophilus lateralis isolate mCalLat2 chromosome 3, mCalLat2.hap1, whole genome shotgun sequence genomic DNA includes:
- the Bpifa3 gene encoding BPI fold-containing family A member 3 codes for the protein MRPLWRLLVLLALLAWALALQEQPWAGLATARIDSKSTLARIIAQGLMNHKAEDRIQNIHLLDSLNVSGRMAPGMVGWLIGGMNIQQQHEISINITNVQLDCGGIQIHFHKEWFSANISLEFDIDLRLPFNNNIMKTHEHMSLAVEFWLQKDQFGRRDLVMGECLVEPGSLHTTVLTEAIPPRMKHFLHSLKENLEKIIPHLVESQVCPLTSEILRQLDVKLLKGLVIDHLVHPGRIAQNWQNKRLLTHLANLSPGKLHSPVSRVLQLPAVDWKEIPPCGTQVSLSMGLLLPLET